The following coding sequences are from one Musa acuminata AAA Group cultivar baxijiao chromosome BXJ2-4, Cavendish_Baxijiao_AAA, whole genome shotgun sequence window:
- the LOC135609675 gene encoding monoterpene synthase 8, chloroplastic-like isoform X2, with translation MDKLTEDVKQPIYMKKGIEDPLQLIDHLRQLGVAYHFKEDIKDALWTIYGSMEEVNMLLKDNLHATALMFRLLREHGFAVSEGVFNRFMDEKGNLKASFRLQTEGLVSLYEASHLAKEGEHVLEEAKNFTTKQLKSLMEGSLEPHLREHVAHALELPLNWRMPRLQTRWFIEACQREANINPVLLELAKLDFNRVQSIQQRELREVSRWWSNLGLAQRLSFSRDRLMENYFWTVGWAFEP, from the exons atggacaaACTGACAGAGGACGTGAAACAGCCGATCTACATGAAGAAGGGAATTGAGGACCCACTTCAACTGATCGATCACCTGCGGCAGCTTGGGGTGGCGTATCACTTTAAGGAGGATATTAAGGATGCTTTATGGACTATATACGGTTCCATGGAAGAGGTGAACATGTTGCTGAAGGATAATCTTCATGCCACGGCTCTTATGTTCAGGCTTCTCAGAGAACATGGGTTTGCTGTTTCTGAAG GTGTATTCAACCGATTTATGGATGAGAAGGGCAACTTGAAAGCCAGCTTTCGCCTCCAGACTGAAGGATTGGTGAGCTTGTACGAGGCTTCCCATCTTGCAAAGGAAGGAGAGCACGTGCTGGAAGAAGCTAAAAACTTCACAACTAAACAGCTCAAGAGCCTCATGGAGGGATCACTTGAGCCTCATCTCAGGGAGCACGTAGCCCATGCCTTGGAGCTTCCATTGAACTGGAGGATGCCGAGGTTACAGACCAGGTGGTTTATAGAAGCATGCCAAAGGGAAGCTAACATAAACCCTGTCCTACTTGAATTGGCTAAGTTGGACTTCAACAGAGTTCAGAGCATACAGCAGAGGGAACTCAGAGAAGTGTCGAG atggtggagcaatcttggCCTCGCGCAAAGGCTTTCATTTTCCAGGGACAGGTTGATGGAGAACTATTTCTGGACGGTTGGCTGGGCTTTTGAGCCATAG
- the LOC135609675 gene encoding monoterpene synthase 8, chloroplastic-like isoform X1: MDKLTEDVKQPIYMKKGIEDPLQLIDHLRQLGVAYHFKEDIKDALWTIYGSMEEVNMLLKDNLHATALMFRLLREHGFAVSEGVFNRFMDEKGNLKASFRLQTEGLVSLYEASHLAKEGEHVLEEAKNFTTKQLKSLMEGSLEPHLREHVAHALELPLNWRMPRLQTRWFIEACQREANINPVLLELAKLDFNRVQSIQQRELREVSRYFELALLESCPVHSAVVYEPANFSTNLWLSIRWWSNLGLAQRLSFSRDRLMENYFWTVGWAFEP; this comes from the exons atggacaaACTGACAGAGGACGTGAAACAGCCGATCTACATGAAGAAGGGAATTGAGGACCCACTTCAACTGATCGATCACCTGCGGCAGCTTGGGGTGGCGTATCACTTTAAGGAGGATATTAAGGATGCTTTATGGACTATATACGGTTCCATGGAAGAGGTGAACATGTTGCTGAAGGATAATCTTCATGCCACGGCTCTTATGTTCAGGCTTCTCAGAGAACATGGGTTTGCTGTTTCTGAAG GTGTATTCAACCGATTTATGGATGAGAAGGGCAACTTGAAAGCCAGCTTTCGCCTCCAGACTGAAGGATTGGTGAGCTTGTACGAGGCTTCCCATCTTGCAAAGGAAGGAGAGCACGTGCTGGAAGAAGCTAAAAACTTCACAACTAAACAGCTCAAGAGCCTCATGGAGGGATCACTTGAGCCTCATCTCAGGGAGCACGTAGCCCATGCCTTGGAGCTTCCATTGAACTGGAGGATGCCGAGGTTACAGACCAGGTGGTTTATAGAAGCATGCCAAAGGGAAGCTAACATAAACCCTGTCCTACTTGAATTGGCTAAGTTGGACTTCAACAGAGTTCAGAGCATACAGCAGAGGGAACTCAGAGAAGTGTCGAGGTATTTTGAGCTTGCTTTACTTGAATCATGTCCTGTACATTCTGCCGTCGTTTATGAACCAGCAAACTTCAGCACAAACTTATGGCTATCGAtcagatggtggagcaatcttggCCTCGCGCAAAGGCTTTCATTTTCCAGGGACAGGTTGATGGAGAACTATTTCTGGACGGTTGGCTGGGCTTTTGAGCCATAG